One Mytilus edulis unplaced genomic scaffold, xbMytEdul2.2 SCAFFOLD_112, whole genome shotgun sequence DNA segment encodes these proteins:
- the LOC139505684 gene encoding uncharacterized protein, with the protein MIVPVGIPCTWDLFLFILINTKYGLIFMNLNNFQIKQSFLNFISQAEINRVVKDNKFHSTSDKGFESAVTCIVSFLSGLQHTPTTRDKVKQRVKKRIYNQQSYQKTKQIAEANGVSVKKCQSVAVKRNLTYPIETPPTNTKQPRKSSPVHSSPVLSSPDRSSPVRSSPVRSSPDRASPVRSSPVRSSPDRSSPVRSSPVRSSPDRASPVRSSPDPASPVSPSAVRSSPVHSSSSRSSPGQPVTLSSPEAVGSPETTKSLNPQDIISSPASTSSSVTTRVKVFKNSSGVTFHIQDTVCIARGKNSCDYAKVTSVWNTKVDITYLKKTAKGLKTWIVSHDKPYTDSVHINTIFFSFGKAEWSSDIHCTIKDKLAKLFE; encoded by the exons atgatagtgccagtggggATTCCATGTACTTGGGACctattcttatttattttaattaatacaAAATATGGATTGATTTtcatgaatttaaataatttccaAATTAAACAATCTTTTCTAAATTTCATTTCACAGGCAGAAATTAACAGAGTAGTTAAAGATAACAAGTTCCACAGCACATCAGATAAAGGGTTTGAATCTGCCGTTACCTGCATTGTTAGCTTTTTAAGTGGCCTCCAACATACTCCAACAACAAGAGATAAGGTGAAGCAAAGAGTAAAGAAAAGAATTTATAACCAACAAAGTTACCAGAAAACCAA ACAGATTGCTGAAGCCAATGGTGTCAGTGTTAAAAAATGCCAATCTGTAGCTGTAAAAAGAAACTTAACTTACCCAATTGAAACACCACCAACAAATACCAAGCAACCAAGAAAATCTTCTCCAGTCCATTCATCTCCAGTCCTTTCATCTCCAGACCGTTCTTCTCCAGTCCGTTCATCTCCAGTTCGTTCATCTCCAGACCGTGCATCTCCAGTCCGTTCATCTCCAGTTCGTTCATCTCCAGACCGTTCTTCTCCAGTCCGTTCATCTCCAGTTCGTTCATCTCCAGACCGTGCATCTCCAGTCCGTTCATCTCCAGACCCTGCATCTCCAGTCAGTCCGTCTGCAGTCCGTTCGTCTCCAGTACATTCTTCTTCAAGTAGATCTTCTCCAGGTCAACCCGTCACGTTGAGCTCACCTGAAGCTGTTGGGTCACCAGAAACAACTAAGTCATTAAATCCACAAGATATCATATCATCACCAGCATCAACTTCATCTTCTGTCACAACAAGGGTTAAAGTCTTCAAGAATTCTTCTGGTGTAACATTTCATATTCAGGACACTGTTTGTATTGCCCGTGGTAAAAACAGTTGCGATTATGCAAAGGTAACAAGTGTTTGGAACACAAAGGTGGACATAACTTACTTAAAGAAGACAGCAAAGGGCTTGAAAACATGGATCGTTTCCCATGACAAGCCATATACAGACAGCGTTCACATCAACacaatctttttttcatttgggAAAGCAGAATGGTCGTCCGACATTCATTGTACAATTAAAGATAAGCTAGCCAAGTTGTTTGAATAG